The DNA sequence AAGTTAGGATCGtattttgattaggtgattgacagtTTTGGTTGGGTGGACGGTTGGGATTGTGATTTTGGGCTATATTGAAGACGCGGCTGGATTTGagatgagtaaatctcacgtggttcatttacgaacggattaTTTATTACTCAGAgttacttgtttaattgttaaatcattttcgaaactaattatttgttttaaaatatatgaacttgatcgacaacggtttaTGGGTAGGTTAAAACAacgttttgatataaaatgattttcgagtagttaatttgtaaaactatagttagtattagtggCATCCCTGAGCGGGTGActacgtatgtatatatttacgtgatatatatatctggatggtgtggcattgtgatGTGACAATTGTGAGTCGGAAGGTTTCAGTGATAAACCTGGGTATTGTTCTGAGGGCCAGGTGGTCCAAAGTCTGAAGGTTACAGTAGTAAACCTGGGTTTGTTCTTAGGGCCGAAAGGTTTGAAGtccgaaggttacagtggtaaaccTGGGTGTAAagatatcgtaaggttgaacctcgaccgaggtgacaggttacgattcagttagagcacTTGTTTGTCTGCAGTTGTACTTCTTGGGGGATAACTTGGTGTTATGGCACTCAAgagtacatgtttttaaaagagagtttcgagtgtttggagttgatgggtgatcatcgattttagtgtgagttgtttgacttccttattgattttccttctcattctatatgttgatttaattgtaatctcctgaactaaaataCATGCAAGGATTACTATGATGTTGAgttgtgtgattttaggtgatctcctgaactaattttctatgtagGGATTACTAAATTTTACCTAGTGTGATTGTAtgttggttgtgttttgtggagttaaatgttgttgctttaatttatctcacgaattgagaaattataagcatgaatgacgtgagtcattttaattgagtttactcatacgagcttaaaaagcttaccgggtttgttgtttgcaatcccggtgcactattctatggtgtagcggTTATTCCTGCAGGTGAGGACCACCAGGGCTGAGTACGAGGGCGTGGAGTGCAGCAATGTTAGGTTCATAACCTATTTTGTTGGCGTACTGCTGTTTTTGGTATGCTCCTTGTGAGCGTGTACATTTGTATATTAGATCTCTTGAGTTTTGTATACACTCGTTGATGTGATATTCGACTTAAGTGATCGAGTCTTTATTAACTTGTAGTTATTACTCTGAATTATCTGAAAAAGTTTCTTCTAATTGTAAGAGTTGGTTTAATTATCACGTTTCGGATTCGAATATCTTAAttcgaaattcggggcgtgacaatatatatatatatatatatatatgggtttttatcataggtggggtctgaactatgtctgaccggactgaatggtacctagacttttaaaatgatcaaataggtacctgaacttccaaaaccacatcattaagatacttccgtctatattccgttaatcctccgttaattgcagggataaatcagatatttcacccaaattgaccactaaaatgactgttataacctcatctgacattttgtccatttccctcctttttatcttaatttccctccaaaaaaattgactcttcccccaacactattcatgtaaaacttttcatcaaattttacctccaattattgtctttcgataaataataatcaacatctcaacatcaagttttcttgaataatttttattgttcttcaaaaattagcctaacataatgaaataccaaattattcaagttttacctccaattattgtctttcgataataaaattagcctaacataatgaaataccaaaataattttattgtctttcgataaataataatcaacatctcaacatcaagttttcttgaataatttttattgttcttcaaaaattagcctaacataatgaaataccaaattattcaagttttacctccaattattgtctttcgataataaaattagcctaacataatgaaataccaaaataattttattgtctttcgataaataataatcaacatctcaacatcaagttttcttgaataatttttattgttcttcaaaaattagcctaacataaaaattattttggtatttcattatgttaggctaatttttgaagaacaataaaaattattcaagaaaacttgatgttgagatgttgattattatttatcgaaagacaataattggaggtaaaatttaatgaaaagttttattatgttaggctaattttggtatttcattatgttaggctaattttattatcgaaagacaataattagaggtaaaacttgaataatttggtatttcattatgttaggctaatttttgaagaacaataaaaattattcaagaaaacttgatgttgagatgttgattattatttatcgaaagacaataattggaggtaaaatttgatgaaaagttttacatgaatagtgttgggggaagagtcaatttttttagagggaaattaagatagaaaggagggaaattgacaaaatgtcagatgaggttataacagtcattttagtggtcaatttgggtgaaatgtctgaTTTATCCCTATAATTAACGGAGGATTAACGGAATATAGACGGAAGTACCTTAatgatgtggttttggaagttcaggtacttatttgatcattttaaaagtccaggtaccattcagtccggtcagacatagttcagaccccacctatgataaaaaccctatatataaatttaaaaaaaaattcattacatttcaaacataccggtcagttcgggttccgcggtttaagcaaaagagaaaccaaactaacccaattcataaatggtttggtttggtattGAACtggctttcaatttttaaaattaaaaaaccttaaccaaatcATATTTACAGGTCAGTTTTGAccggtttggccggtttgtacTGTTTTTTGCCCACCCCTACCCCGTACTAGTGACTCCATGGGCAACAAGATCATCATGGGTTCAAGGAAAGCTGCTTCATTTTCTCTGGTAAAGATCACTTTTATGTATTGCCCTGCAACTCAGGTCTCATGATCAAGAAAAGAGATTCCAACATGAACTTCAAAtaggataaaaaagaaaaagaaaaaaaagtagtaaaggcaatatataaatttataatttccAACGCACGATATGCATGTCAAATCTGACTGTCAACCCTGCCATCAGCGTTTCCCATTAGCCATGAATCTACATCCTtcaattaacttaattaattagtcCTTGACAATTAATTAGTTAGCTAGGCAATAGAACCCTTCAAGTCACCTTTAACTTCAAAAAAAATGTGGCAAACTGCTGACAAGTGACAGTTTTATAACTCCCCTTCCCCCCACTCTCTCCACGTTTGAAACATTTGCCAACCTGCATTAGTATGATGTCCATTCATTCATAAATTTCGTGAATTGATTTAGAATACGAAATTAATTTTCCCATCAATTTATCTCTATTTAAATTGGTCTCATCCTCTTCACAGAACTCGATCTGCACGGTCTGGTTCTTTCATTCTCCATTAGTTTCTTCCATATGGGTGCATTGGGAACTATTGCCATTGCACTTCTGGTGCTACCACTTCTACATGACCAAGTACATGGGAAGCATGCATACGAGAACTTGAACAAGTGTGATATTTACCAAGGAAGCTGGGTTTATGACGATTCCTATCCTCTTTATGATTCAAGTCTCTGCAACTTCATACAGAAGGAGTTCGAGTGCCAACAAAATGGGCGACCCGACAAACACTATCTCAAATATAGATGGCAACCCTCTTCATGCATGTTACCAAGGTGCGTTTTCTTAGTTCTTGCTAAATTGGGAAGAGAAGAATCGAACTCCCATCTCGGTGTTGGGGTAACTGTGTAGGCATTCCACAGTATTCCTCAATGTAAATCGATATGTATTTACTTTTGGTTtcatttgttcttctttttgttatttAGAGGGAAAAAAGCAGATCAAAGATGTCAATGGGATAGAGAGATTAACTCTAATCTTCGAACCTCGATTGTGACGGTACACTAATAACACAAAGCTACAAGTCCAACCGAAGAGACATCCTTAGATTTTGCTTACTACTTAACTAGTACCTCGATCTTCCTGAGATAATTTTTGGTTCAACTGTTTGGTATTAGCTTAGCTAGCTAGCTCAATTTTAATTAGTCAGTTGTGTAATGTTTCAACTGTTCTCTTACTATGAATGACTTTATAGGTTTGATGGTGAAGATTTATTGGAAAGATTGAGAAATAAGCGCATCATGTTTGTTGGAGACTCGTTAAGTTTGAACCAGTGGCAATCTCTCACATGTATGCTTCATGCAGCCTCATCACAATCTAAGTACACTATTGAAAGAACAGGAAGCATCTCTACAATGACATTCCTGGTAATAATTTCTGTATGACTTTAATTTGGCATTGGGTTTTAACATTAGTATTTCTCCTTAAGAAGTTAATATAGTAGTCTCTTTTTACCTAGTTTGAATACTTAATCCTAATTAACTCGATCAATACCCTTATATATATTGCAGAGTCACAATGCTTCTTTGATGCTTGCACGCAATGCACTTCTTGTTGACATTGTAGAAGAAAGACAGGGGAGGGTTTTGAAGCTGGACTCCATTGATCATAAGGATCAGAAAGCATGGAAAGACATTGATATATTGATTTTCAACTCATGGCATTGGTGGCTCCACACAGGAAGGAAACAACCGTGAGATCATCATCACTCAGGCCTTAATTATATGCATTCCGATGAGTTAATATGACTATTATTATTTAATCTATGCAGGTGGGATTTTATTCAAGATGGAGACAATTTACATGAAGACATGGATCGCCTTGTTGCTTATGAGAAAGCCTTAAAAACTTGGGCTCGATGGGTGGACAAAAATGTTGATCCGACTAAAACCAAAGTCTTCTTTCAAGGGATTTCACCCACTCATTGGAAGTAAGTTTCGGAAATTATCAAATTGATCAGTAGACTCAAACATGACCCATCACACATTGATCAGTTTGTTAAATGCTACCAAGAACTTTCTTATAGTGTTTCCATACATGAGATATTTGCATCCTGAAGCACCACCAAAAACACTTTTGACATTCCAAAAGCCCGTAGTGCCAAGCAAATCTTTAGTGTAGACTGAACTTCTTAACCATCGGTACGGTAGTCATCTCTCCTTAACAAGCTAAGCTAGCTAGCATTGAAAGTACCTAATGTGTTAACATTCTCGTCTTACATTAATTTTTATGTTGTTACTAAACTTGAAGATCCATGTTCTTGTTGTGAAAATCATCAGTTCAAGTTATTGGGGGTACCCTGAAGGGAAGAATTGCAGCAGGGAAACACAACCACTAATAGTGCCACCATACCCAAGAAGCCGACACCCGGCAGAAGGGATTGTGGAAAAAGTATTGAGCGACATGTCAAAGCCGGTGGGTTTGCTCAATGTAACAGGACTGTCCCGGCTAAGGAAAGATGCACACCCGTCCATATATGGCAACGGAGGGCACCGCGGCATGGACTGCAGCCACTGGTGTCTAGCTGGAGTTCCTGATACTTGGAACAGGCTGTTATACGCTGAAGTCATTCGACGTTAAACTGTTTTACTTTCGGTATCGTAAGTGTTGATTTGCATGATAAACACAATCTAATGCTCCAAAATTAACTTGGCGAAAATGTTGTTGTAAACTTGTCATCATAGCTAGAGCTATCTAATCAGCATTGTTGATTGAATTGAATTGGTACTGAAAATCTTGGCATCATATCAAATGAATAAGATCTTTGGAGTGAGATTAAGAATATTGCTTCAAAATTAATGAATATTGCTTCACTATatataaatagtgtaaatgaatatggtaactaattttgttctcaatgttgtattttagttcaaataattgtaattttttgtttaaatagttgtaaatgagtaTATGAGATACTCACAAGTACCATAACTTGTCTCTACATTGGAACTAAATAATAGTTTAATTCGATTCTATGCATTCTACTGATTCCAAAACGTACGAGGGCTAGAAACTAGATTTATTTTGGGAAGAAAAGATGGGTTGCAATCACCAGTTCACCACCTTGACGTCAAATTGAAAGCTTTAGAAAGGTAGACGTACAGTCCACAAATTGTCAGCTGTGGGAGTCGAAATGGCTGATGAGTATATccattaattattctcattctTCATGGTCATTACATTTGAGTTCAGAACCATAATGATGAAGTTTAAAGCTCAGTGGACCCCTATTTCGATGCAAGTTCTAGAACTGAGCAAGAATCCAAGTTCGATCCCTCTCACTCTTGCTCCGATGATTGCTATGGTTTCTAAACCAGGGggtacctatatatatatatatatatatatatatatatagggcccttctagtgagggatccctttttttggtcttttatagggataggcattatactaacttttcgatcatattttcacatcttaaccgttcagtttttaggtcctaatgtatagatcacttctgcaaattttcagccaatttgatgattgttaaggcatccaaaactgcaatttaccattataaacacgaacggttccggttccacagattcggtccgttcgtataaattgcagttttggatgtcttaacgatcaccaatttggctgaaaatttgcataagtgatctatacattaggacctaaaaactgaacggttaagatgtgaaaatacgatctaaaagttggtctaatgtctatccctataaaagaccaaaaaaagggatcccttagtggaagccctctatatatatatatatatatatatatatatatatgttaatttcTCAAATCTTAATGATAATTGCAATACCACTACAGGTACCTCAAATCTTGATAATAAGGGTACGGTTTACTTCCCTAACCTGCTCgtgacacttttttttttggaaaaatttcagtttattACCCTGTACTTTGCACtcaacatcatgtcagtccctcccatttcaatttgatcagtaacacccctgcactttcaatttcaatcaaccgtgtccaatttttactgttccgtccaaatcaAATGTTAAGCGATGACCTGGCAACGACCAACTGATTCAGTGGGCCCatttaaagggctaaatttgacatttcacacaactttcctaaaaaaaaaattggatcgAATGACCCTAAATTTTGGAAGACGACGACGACTCGTCGAAGATAGAAGATTGCAGCTTGCCCAATCACTTTGCATCAGAAACTGATGGGATGCTAAATTTCAAGCAGAAACAGTAAAACTGATGCATATCCACAAATAATAACTCTTCTAATATCAGATTGGTCGGCAAACACTGTTAACTGAAATCAGAAGATTTCTGGGACCAAAACTAAGAAGAATCTGTAACAACTCAAGAGCACCAAAAACAACCTGATTTTCAGCTTCTTTTTCAAAAATCAACCGCTTGTGAACTTCAACCAAACCCCAAACCAAATTCTAGTCAAGATTGTTGCTTTCACTCACCAAacacaaaccaaaacaaaatattGCATTCATTCACTCCCCAAacacaaaccaaaacaaaatcttGCATTcataagaagataagaaaaacaaacaacaaaattatGGAACAAACGTGCCAAAATCCAGAACCAAAAAGCTCAAAATTGAACTAAGAAAGAGAGCAAGATAGAGATAAAGAAACTTAATTTACTCAAACCCATCAGTGAAATCAGCGCTACCATCTTCTTGATCAACTGGGTCTTGTTCTTGCCTCGCCATTTGCTGCTGTGACGTCAGCAAGCGATTGAGGCCATCAACAACCAGAAAGAAGCTCT is a window from the Rosa chinensis cultivar Old Blush chromosome 2, RchiOBHm-V2, whole genome shotgun sequence genome containing:
- the LOC112186548 gene encoding protein trichome birefringence-like 43, whose amino-acid sequence is MGALGTIAIALLVLPLLHDQVHGKHAYENLNKCDIYQGSWVYDDSYPLYDSSLCNFIQKEFECQQNGRPDKHYLKYRWQPSSCMLPRFDGEDLLERLRNKRIMFVGDSLSLNQWQSLTCMLHAASSQSKYTIERTGSISTMTFLSHNASLMLARNALLVDIVEERQGRVLKLDSIDHKDQKAWKDIDILIFNSWHWWLHTGRKQPWDFIQDGDNLHEDMDRLVAYEKALKTWARWVDKNVDPTKTKVFFQGISPTHWNSSYWGYPEGKNCSRETQPLIVPPYPRSRHPAEGIVEKVLSDMSKPVGLLNVTGLSRLRKDAHPSIYGNGGHRGMDCSHWCLAGVPDTWNRLLYAEVIRR